Proteins co-encoded in one Prunus persica cultivar Lovell chromosome G6, Prunus_persica_NCBIv2, whole genome shotgun sequence genomic window:
- the LOC18774272 gene encoding beta-glucosidase 13 has product MAMQLGSLLFGLVLVIGFSLQNSEAATDPPVVCDTINRTNFETGFIFGAASASYQYEGAVQEDGRGPSIWDNYTHQYPERIKDGSNADVTVDQYHRYQEDVNILNDTGLDAYRFSISWSRVLPNGTLSGGVNEAGIEYYNKLINETLLKGLKPFVTIFHWDLPQALEEEYGGFLSFQIVKHFREYANLCFERFGDRVKHWITLNEPYAYSNMGYAIGTFAPGRCSDWQQLNCTGGNSAIEPYLVTHNLLLAHANAVDLYKTTYQALQRGVIGITLVSHWFVPVSNATHHTNAQLRALDFMFGWFMDPITSGHYPHSMQVLVGPRLPKFTKEQSKLLAGSFDFLGLNYYTTYYASYAGHNNSVPPSYLTDARVNQSPELNGVPIGPQAGSDWLYIYPEGIYHLLLYIKNKYDSPLIYITENGVDELNDPTLSLEQALNDTVRIDYHHDHLCYVQAAIKNGTNVKGYFAWSLLDNFEWNSGFTVRFGLYYVDYNDGLKRYPKKSALWFKGWL; this is encoded by the exons ATGGCAATGCAATTAGGGTCTTTGCTCTTTGGTCTGGTGCTAGTAATTGGCTTTTCATTGCAAAATAGCGAAGCGGCTACAGATCCACCAGTTGTTTGTGACACTATCAACAGGACCAATTTCGAAACAGGGTTCATATTCGGCGCGGCTTCAGCATCTTACCAG TATGAAGGTGCTGTCCAAGAAGATGGTAGAGGACCAAGCATATGGGATAACTACACCCACCAATATCCAG AGAGAATTAAGGATGGGAGCAATGCGGATGTCACAGTTGATCAATATCACCGTTATCAG GAAGATGTAAATATCCTGAATGATACGGGATTGGATGCTTATAGGTTCTCTATCTCATGGTCCAGAGTGTTGCCAA aTGGAACACTAAGTGGAGGCGTGAACGAGGCTGGAATTGAATATTACAACAAACTCATCAATGAAACCCTACTCAAAG gtTTAAAGCCATTTGTGACCATCTTCCATTGGGATCTTCCACAAgctttggaagaagaataCGGTGGTTTCTTAAGCTTTCAAATTGT CAAGCATTTTAGGGAATACGCAAACCTTTGTTTTGAGAGATTTGGTGATCGTGTAAAGCACTGGATCACATTGAATGAGCCATATGCCTATAGTAACATGGGTTATGCAATTGGGACCTTCGCACCGGGCCGATGCTCTGATTGGCAACAATTAAACTGCACTGGCGGAAATTCTGCTATTGAACCATATTTGGTGACACACAACCTCCTTCTTGCTCATGCAAATGCTGTAGACTTGTACAAAACTACATATCAG GCACTTCAACGTGGCGTGATAGGGATAACACTAGTGTCACATTGGTTTGTGCCAGTTTCTAATGCAACGCACCATACAAATGCGCAATTACGAgctttggattttatgtttgGATG GTTCATGGACCCAATTACAAGTGGCCACTATCCGCACAGCATGCAAGTTCTTGTTGGTCCTCGATTACCAAAATTCACGAAAGAACAATCCAAGTTACTAGCCGGgtcatttgattttcttggactAAATTATTATACTACTTACTATGCAAGTTATGCAGGTCACAACAATTCTGTACCCCCAAGCTACCTAACAGATGCTCGTGTTAATCAATCAC CGGAACTTAATGGGGTTCCAATTGGTCCACAG GCTGGTTCAGACTGGTTATATATTTATCCGGAAGGAATTTACCATCTTTTACTCTACATAAAGAATAAGTATGATAGTCCACTCATTTACATTACGGAGAAtg GCGTTGATGAGTTGAATGATCCCACACTATCACTTGAGCAAGCCCTTAATGATACCGTTAGAATTGACTACCACCATGACCACCTCTGTTATGTTCAAGCAGCAAtcaa AAACGGTACTAACGTGAAGGGATACTTTGCGTGGTCATTACTAGACAACTTTGAATGGAATTCTGGATTCACTGTTCGATTCGGTCTCTATTATGTTGATTACAATGATGGACTAAAAAGATACCCAAAAAAGTCGGCACTGTGGTTCAAAGGTTGGCTCTAG
- the LOC18775350 gene encoding beta-glucosidase 12 — MALQLGYLLLGNYFLQLIGFALANSEATIPVTPSQYDTAFLNRSSFPAGFVFGSASSSYQYEGAAGGGGKGPSIWDTYTHKHPERIQDGSNGDVATDEYHHYKEDVEIMKNMGLDAYRFSISWPRLLPNGKLSGGVNEEGIKYYNSFINELLHNGLKPFVTLFHWDLPQALEDEYGGFLSPHIINHFRDYAELCYKEFGDRVKYWITLNEPWSYSVGGYAKGEFGPGRCSDWQKLNCTGGDSSTEPYVVAHNQLLAHATAVELYRKKYQASQKGLIGITLLSHWFVPISEAKHHKKAALRSLDFMFGWFAEPITSGDYPHSMRSLVGNRLPNFTKAESKLLNGSFDFLGLNYYTTYYAAYASRQNSVNASYLTDARANFSFELNGVSIGPKAASDWLYVYPRGIEDLLLYTKRKYNDPLIYITENGIDEFSHPKLSLEEALNDSQRIDYYYLHLYYVRRAIKHGVHVKGFFAWSLLDNFEWYSGYTLRFGMNFVDYKNGLKRYPKLSAHWFKKFLSTREIELQTLFVTK; from the exons ATGGCACTCCAATTAGGATATTTGCTCTTAGgaaattattttcttcaactAATTGGCTTTGCATTGGCAAATAGCGAAGCCACCATTCCAGTTACACCCAGTCAATATGACACTGCTTTTCTCAACAGAAGCAGTTTTCCAGCTGGGTTCGTATTTGGCTCAGCTTCATCTTCTTACCAG TATGAAGGGGCTGCAGGAGGAGGTGGTAAAGGACCAAGCATATGGGATACCTACACCCACAAACATCCAG AAAGGATCCAAGATGGCAGCAACGGAGATGTGGCTACTGATGAATATCACCACTATAag GAAGATGTGGAGATTATGAAGAACATGGGGTTGGATGCTTATAGATTCTCTATCTCATGGCCAAGATTGTTACCGA ATGGAAAGCTAAGCGGGGGCGTGAACGAGGAAGGAATCAAATACTACAACAGTTTCATCAACGAACTCCTACACAATG GTCTAAAGCCATTTGTAACCCTCTTCCACTGGGATCTTCCCCAAGCCTTAGAAGACGAATACGGTGGTTTCTTAAGCCCTCATATTAT aaATCACTTTCGAGACTATGCAGAGCTTTGCTACAAGGAATTTGGTGATCGGGTAAAATACTGGATCACATTGAATGAGCCATGGAGCTATAGTGTTGGTGGTTATGCAAAAGGGGAGTTCGGGCCTGGACGATGTTCTGATTGGCAGAAGCTAAATTGCACTGGTGGGGATTCAAGTACAGAACCATATGTGGTGGCACACAACCAGCTCCTTGCACATGCAACTGCTGTAGAATTGTACAGGAAGAAATATCAG GCATCTCAAAAGGGTCTGATAGGGATAACACTATTGTCACATTGGTTTGTGCCGATTTCTGAAGCCAAGCACCATAAAAAGGCTGCATTACGATCCTTGGATTTTATGTTTGGATG GTTTGCGGAGCCAATAACAAGTGGTGACTATCCGCACAGTATGCGGTCTCTTGTGGGAAATCGTCTACCAAACTTCACGAAAGCAGAATCTAAATTGCTAAATGGgtcatttgattttcttggattaAATTACTATACTACTTATTATGCAGCCTATGCAAGCCGACAAAATTCTGTAAATGCAAGCTACTTGACAGATGCTCGTGCTAATTTTTCAT TTGAGCTTAATGGGGTCTCTATTGGTCCAAAG GCTGCTTCAGATTGGCTATATGTTTATCCAAGAGGAATTGAAGATCTTTTACTCTACACAAAGAGAAAGTATAATGATCCACTCATTTACATTACGGAGAATG GGATTGATGAGTTCAGCCATCCAAAATTGTCACTTGAGGAAGCCCTTAATGATAGCCAGAGAATTGACTACTACTATCTCCACCTCTATTACGTTCGACGAGCCATCAA GCACGGTGTCCATGTTAAGGGATTCTTTGCATGGTCTCTATTGGATAATTTTGAATGGTATAGTGGTTACACTCTTCGATTCGGTATGAACTTCGTGGATTACAAAAATGGGTTGAAACGATACCCAAAACTCTCAGCCCATTGGTTCAAAAAGTTCCTAAGTACTAGGGAAATCGAATTGCAGACGTTGTTTGTgaccaaataa
- the LOC18773710 gene encoding beta-glucosidase 12 → MAMQFGSLVLGVLLLTGFALTSSKAAFVPSHYDTAFLNRSSFPAGFIFGTASSSYQYEGAAKEDGRGPSIWDTYTHKYPEKIKDGSNGDVANDEYHRYKEDVGIMKNMGLDAYRFSISWSRLLPNGKLTGGVNKEGIKYYNNLINELLRNGLKPFVTLFHWDLPQVLEDEYGGFLSPHIINHFQDYAELCYREFGDRVKHWITLNEPWTYSNGGYASASLAPGRCSDWQNLNCTGGDSATEPYLVAHHSLLSHAVAVKVYKDKYQASQKGVIGITLVSHWFVPISKAKHHKNAALRSLDFMFGWFMEPLTSGDYPHSMRSFVGNRLPKFTKEQSKAVMGSFDFLGLNYYTAYYATYAPQHNSVNASYLTDARANQSFERNGVPIGPKAASDWLYVYPRGIQDLLLYTKKKYDDPLIYVTENGIDEYNDPKLSLEEALNDTQRVDYYYNHLSYLQRAIKDGVNVKGYFAWSLLDNFEWSSGYSVRFGINYVNYNDGQKRYPKVSAHWFKSFLKKY, encoded by the exons ATGGCAATGCAATTTGGGTCTTTAGTGTTAGGTGTGCTGCTTCTAACTGGCTTTGCATTGACTAGTAGTAAAGCTGCTTTTGTACCAAGTCACTATGACACTGCTTTCCTCAACAGAAGCAGTTTTCCAGCTGGTTTCATATTTGGCACAGCTTCTTCATCTTACCAG TATGAAGGTGCTGCAAAAGAAGATGGGAGAGGACCAAGCATATGGGACACCTACACCCACAAATATCCAG aaaaaataaaggatgGCAGCAATGGAGATGTGGCGAATGATGAATATCACCGCTATAAG GAAGATGTGGGGATTATGAAGAATATGGGATTGGATGCTTATAGGTTCTCTATCTCATGGTCCAGATTGTTACCGA ATGGAAAACTAACTGGGGGCGTTAACAAAGAAGGAATCAAATACTACAACAATCTCATCAATGAACTCCTACGTAATG GTTTAAAGCCATTTGTGACACTCTTTCACTGGGATCTTCCCCAAGTCTTAGAAGATGAATATGGTGGTTTCTTAAGCCCTCATATTAT CAATCATTTTCAAGACTATGCAGAACTTTGTTATAGGGAATTCGGAGATCGGGTAAAGCACTGGATCACATTAAATGAGCCATGGACCTATAGTAATGGTGGTTATGCAAGCGCGAGTTTGGCACCAGGACGATGTTCTGATTGGCAAAACTTAAACTGCACTGGCGGAGATTCGGCTACTGAACCATATTTAGTGGCACACCACTCCTTACTTTCTCATGCAGTTGCTGTAAAAGTGTACAAAGATAAATATCAG GCATCTCAAAAAGGAGTGATAGGAATAACACTAGTGTCACATTGGTTTGTGCCGATTTCTAAGGCAAAGCACCATAAAAATGCTGCATTACGAtctttggattttatgtttgGATG GTTTATGGAGCCATTGACAAGTGGTGACTATCCTCACAGCATGAGATCTTTTGTTGGAAACAGATTACCAAAGTTTACAAAAGAACAATCCAAAGCGGTAATGGGgtcatttgattttcttggattaAATTACTACACTGCTTACTATGCAACCTATGCACCCCAACATAATTCTGTAAACGCAAGCTACTTGACAGATGCTCGTGCTAATCAATCAT TTGAGCGTAACGGAGTCCCAATTGGTCCAAAG GCTGCTTCAGACTGGCTATATGTTTATCCAAGAGGAATTCAAGATCTTTTACTATatacaaagaaaaagtatGATGATCCACTAATTTACGTTACTGAGAAtg GCATTGATGAGTATAATGATCCCAAATTATCACTTGAGGAAGCCCTTAATGATACCCAGAGAGTGGACTACTACTACAATCACCTCTCGTACCTTCAAAGAGCAATCAA GGATGGTGTCAATGTGAAGGGATATTTTGCATGGTCATTACTAGACAACTTTGAGTGGAGTTCTGGATACAGTGTTCGGTTTGGTATCAACTATGTGAATTACAATGATGGACAGAAAAGATACCCGAAAGTTTCAGCACATTGGTTCAAAAGTTTCCTAAAAAAGTATTGA
- the LOC18774325 gene encoding beta-glucosidase 12: protein MELQSTFLLGLLLVLGCAVTSSGATNSKHSVATCSAALLNRSSFPEGAANEGGRGPSIWDTFTHKYPERIKDRSNGDVAIDQYHRYKEDVQILKDTCFDAYRFSISWSRLLPNGKLSGGVNKEGIKYYKNLLNKLAASGIKPAVTLFHWDVPQALEDEYGGFLSLKIVNHFRDYAELCFKEFGDKIKYWITFNEPWTFSKNAYARGLLAPARCSNWQKLNCTGGDSATEPYLVTHHQLLAHAKVVKLYKDKYQASQKGLIGITLVSLWFEPLSDTKQDKDAASRAVDFMLGWFMDPLAKGEYPKIMQSLAGNRLPKFTKVQSKSVKGSFDFIGLNYYTTYYAADAPPLPNATTYPSYLTDARTQFLTERNGTSIGPKAGSSWLFIYPKGLQELLLHVKKNYHNPLIYITENGVSEFANPKLSREEALVDYHRIDYYDSHLYYLHAAIKDGVNVKGYFAWSLLDNFEWNDGYTVRFGIYYVDYKDELKRYPKLSANWFKNFLQKKKCTLKGSEKPKVSIH, encoded by the exons ATGGAACTCCAAAGCACTTTCCTCTTAGGCCTCCTACTTGTTCTTGGTTGTGCAGTTACAAGTAGTGGAGCTACTAATTCAAAGCATTCTGTTGCTACATGTAGCGCTGCTTTGCTAAACCGGAGCAGTTTCCCGGAAG GTGCTGCAAATGAGGGTGGTAGAGGACCAAGTATATGGGATACATTCACTCACAAATATCcag AGAGGATAAAGGACCGCAGCAATGGAGATGTGGCTATTGATCAATATCATCGCTACAAG GAAGATGTTCAGATTTTGAAGGATACGTGTTTTGATGCTTACAGATTTTCAATCTCATGGTCTAGACTGTTACCAA ATGGAAAGCTTAGTGGCGGTGTGAACAAGGAAGGAATCAAATATTACAAGAATCTCCTCAACAAGCTTGCAGCCAGTG GTATAAAGCCGGCTGTCACTCTCTTTCATTgggatgttccccaagctttggagGATGAATACGGTGGCTTCTTAAGCCTTAAAATTGT GAATCATTTTCGAGACTATGCAGAGCTTTGTTTTAAAGAATTTGGTGACAAAATTAAGTATTGGATCACATTTAATGAGCCATGGACCTTCTCCAAGAATGCTTATGCAAGGGGGCTACTTGCACCTGCCCGATGTTCTAATTGGCAAAAACTAAATTGCACAGGTGGGGATTCAGCAACTGAGCCATATTTAGTGACACACCATCAACTCCTAGCTCATGCAAAAGTTGTAAAGTTGTACAAAGACAAGTATCAG GCGTCACAAAAAGGATTGATAGGAATAACATTAGTGTCGCTTTGGTTTGAGCCATTATCTGACACAAAACAGGACAAAGATGCTGCATCACGAGCAGTGGATTTTATGCTGGGATG GTTTATGGATCCCTTGGCAAAGGGGGAGTATCCTAAGATCATGCAATCACTGGCTGGAAATCGATTACCCAAGTTCACTAAAGTGCAATCCAAAAGTGTAAAGGGTTCATTTGACTTCATTGGATTAAATTACTATACAACCTACTATGCAGCCGATGCACCTCCTCTTCCTAATGCTACAACATACCCCAGCTATTTAACGGACGCTCGCACTCAATTTTTAA CTGAGCGTAATGGTACCTCGATTGGTCCGAAG GCTGGTTCAAGTTGGCTTTTTATTTATCCAAAAGGACTTCAAGAACTATTGCTTCACGTAAAGAAGAACTATCATAATCCACTGATTTACATAACCGAAAATG GAGTTAGTGAATTCGCTAATCCCAAATTGTCTCGTGAGGAAGCCCTTGTCGATTATCACAGAATTGACTATTATGATAGTCATCTTTATTATCTTCATGCCGCGATCAA GGACGGCGTTAATGTGAAAGGATACTTTGCATGGTCTTTGCTTGACAACTTTGAATGGAATGACGGTTACACAGTTAGATTTGGTATCTACTATGTGGATTACAAAGATGAACTGAAAAGATATCCTAAACTTTCAGCGAACTGGTTCAAGaattttcttcaaaagaaaaaatgtacTCTTAAAGGCTCAGAAAAACCCAAAGTCTCAATCCATTAA